A genomic stretch from Dermacentor albipictus isolate Rhodes 1998 colony unplaced genomic scaffold, USDA_Dalb.pri_finalv2 scaffold_44, whole genome shotgun sequence includes:
- the LOC139052948 gene encoding uncharacterized protein isoform X2, which produces MERLQAPEPLRLAGNVSASWKRFKQKFELFLQATEVKDQPKSEASKAALLLSIAGDEALDVFNNFKFEPNESKDDYKTLMQKFDAYCSEVTNEVHERYLFRTRTQAEGEPFEKFLRDVKKQASQCNFGASHDSLESGDDFWQGLLAYRSAPLEDGRSPGELLQGRRLRANLPDFHEVPCTEVKKHCQHAQGKPLPKLSRGDVVRLRGTRTWSRKARVRGTQAPRSYQLVTEDGQVLRRNRKHLIRTDEPYDETSSEDGDDTTETSTPVDNPQVPAMHSSAGSTSQASESSRTTAGAQQCPANTEGRPTPDSVLTPAPRRSSRNTRPPQRLRYDEAFNQIA; this is translated from the exons ATGGAACGGCTGCAGGCACCGGAGCCCCTACGTCTGGCGGGGAACGTCTCGGCATCGTGGAAGCGTTTCAAGCAAAAATTTGAGCTCTTCCTGCAAGCAACGGAAGTGAAGGACCAGCCGAAAAGTGAGGCTTCGAAAGCTGCACTTCTGCTGAGCATCGCGGGTGACGAGGCGCTCGATGTATTCAACAATTTCAAGTTCGAACCGAACGAGAGCAAGGATGACTACAAGACCTTAATGCAAAAGTTCGACGCCTACTGCTCAGAGGTGACCAACGAAGTGCATGAAAGGTACCTGTTTCGCACGAGGACCCAAGCGGAAGGAGAACCGTTCGAAAAATTTTTACGTGACGTAAAGAAACAAGCCTCGCAGTGCAACTTTGGAGCATCGCATGACTCACTG GAGTCCGGGGACGACTTCTGGCAAGGACTACTGGCTTATCGCTCAGCTCCACTTGAGGACGGGCGATCTCCTGGTGAACTGTTGCAAGGGAGGCGCCTTCGAGCCAATCTTCCCGACTTCCATGAAGTACCCTGCACAGAGGTGAAAAAGCACTGCCAGCACGCACAAGGCAAACCATTGCCGAAGCTTTCTCGAGGGGACGTAGTACGGCTGCGAGGAACGAGAACGTGGTCCCGGAAAGCGAGGGTAAGAGGCACGCAAGCTCCAAGGTCCTACCAGCTGGTAACCGAAGATGGGCAAGTTCTGCGGCGCAACCGCAAACACCTCATACGAACGGATGAGCCTTATGATGAAACAAGCAGCGAAGACGGGGACGACACAACCGAAACGAGCACGCCTGTCGACAACCCTCAGGTACCTGCAATGCATTCTTCGGCCGGATCAACATCGCAGGCTTCGGAATCCTCCCGAACGACTGCTGGGGCGCAACAGTGCCCAGCCAACACAGAAGGAAGGCCAACACCGGATTCGGTGCTGACCCCAGCTCCGAGAAGATCGTCCCGGAACACTAGACCGCCGCAACGCCTTCGCTATGACGAGGCATTTAATCAAATTGCTTAA